The genomic DNA CAAGCCGGTGCGCGGGCCAGAAATGCTCGCGCGCGTCGAGGCGCTGCAGCGCCGCGCGGGAGTGCGGCGACCCGCCAACCGGCGGCGCGACGTGATCGGCGGTTACACGTTCGACGCAGCGAATTTCGCCGTGACCTTCCGCGAGCTGACCGTCACCCTGACGCCGAAGGAATTCCACCTTGCGCTGCTGCTGTTCAACAATCTGGCACGGCCGGTGTCGCGCGCGCATATTCTCGAAACCGTGTGGTCGCGCCGCCGCGACGTAAAGTCGCGCACCATCGACACCCACGCGTCGCGCGTGCGCAGCAAGCTGCAACTGCGGCCGGAGCTTGGCTACGTGCTGACGCCAGTCTATGGTTACGGTTATCAGCTGGACGCGATTCCGCTGGAGAGCCTGACAGGCCCGAGCTAACGCATGCGGGGAATACGGCGTGCAGGATGTGAGAATCGTGGAAACGCTATAATATAGGGCTGAACGATAGCTCCCCCAAATGCAGCTTCTAACGATCGGAATCAACCATCACACTGCGCCTGTCGCCTTGCGCGAACGCGTGGCGTTTCCGCTCGAACAGATCAAGCCCGCACTGGACACCTTCAAAGGCATCTGGCTGGGCCGCATGGCCCCCAATGCGCCCGAAGCGGCAATTCTGTCCACCTGCAACCGCACCGAACTCTACTGCGCGACCGACGACCTCGCCGCGCGCGAAGCCGCGATCCAGTGGCTGTCCAGGTATCACCACTTACCCATCGACGAACTCGCGCCGCACCTCTACGCGCTGCCGCAGTCCGAAGCGGTGCGGCATGCGTTCCGCGTCGCGTCGGGGCTCGACTCGATGGTGCTCGGTGAAACACAGATCGTAGGTCAAATGAAGGATGCGGTGCGTACCGCGTCCGAGGCCGGCGCGCTCGGCACCTATCTGAACCAGCTGTTCCAGCGCACCTTCGCCGTCGCGAAGGAAGTGCGCAGCACGACCGAAATCGGCACGCAGTCGGTATCGATGGCGGCTGCCGCGGTTCGCCTCGCGCAACGCATTTTCGACAAGATAGCGAACCAGCGGGTGCTGTTCATCGGTGCTGGCGAAATGATCGAACTGTGCGCCACCCATTTCGCCGCACAGCATCCGCGTGAGCTCGTCGTCGCGAATCGCACCGCCGAGCGCGGCACGCGGCTCGCCGAGCGCTTCAACGGCCACGCTATTCCGCTCTCCGAGTTGCCAGCGCGGATGCACGAATTCGACATCATCGTGTCATGCACGGCGTCCACGTTGCCAATCATCGGTCTGGGCGCCGTCGAGCGCGCGGTGAAGGCGCGCCGTCACCGGCCTATTTTCATGGTCGACCTCGCGGTGCCGCGCGACATTGAACCTGAAGCCGGCCAGCTCGAAGACGTATTCCTGTACACCGTCGACGACCTCGGCACGATCGTCCGGGAAGGCAATGCGTCGCGCCAGGCCGCGGTCGCGCAGGCCGAAGCGATCATCGAAACGCGCGTGCAGACCTTCATGCAGTGGCTCGACGCCCGCAGCATCGTGCCGGTGATCCGCCACATGC from Paraburkholderia sp. HP33-1 includes the following:
- a CDS encoding response regulator transcription factor, whose translation is MRIALIEPDVQHAKLVDRLIFAGGHVCLHFTTSATFLQRAADEFFDLLITESWAGDHCAEDVIPRARSILPGLPVMMLMTAPRESQIVAALHAGADDCLSKPVRGPEMLARVEALQRRAGVRRPANRRRDVIGGYTFDAANFAVTFRELTVTLTPKEFHLALLLFNNLARPVSRAHILETVWSRRRDVKSRTIDTHASRVRSKLQLRPELGYVLTPVYGYGYQLDAIPLESLTGPS
- the hemA gene encoding glutamyl-tRNA reductase; translated protein: MQLLTIGINHHTAPVALRERVAFPLEQIKPALDTFKGIWLGRMAPNAPEAAILSTCNRTELYCATDDLAAREAAIQWLSRYHHLPIDELAPHLYALPQSEAVRHAFRVASGLDSMVLGETQIVGQMKDAVRTASEAGALGTYLNQLFQRTFAVAKEVRSTTEIGTQSVSMAAAAVRLAQRIFDKIANQRVLFIGAGEMIELCATHFAAQHPRELVVANRTAERGTRLAERFNGHAIPLSELPARMHEFDIIVSCTASTLPIIGLGAVERAVKARRHRPIFMVDLAVPRDIEPEAGQLEDVFLYTVDDLGTIVREGNASRQAAVAQAEAIIETRVQTFMQWLDARSIVPVIRHMHTQADALRRSEVERAQKMLARGDDPAAVLEALSQSLTNKLIHGPTHALNRAGSDNRDKLIELMSGFYKHSGSSER